The following are encoded in a window of Roseimaritima ulvae genomic DNA:
- a CDS encoding prepilin-type N-terminal cleavage/methylation domain-containing protein: protein MRNPERLKPGLQHGGFTLLEVILAVVIAATVAVMGVHFMRPTGIHSRQKACDLTRQSVQLEAGRYRDAHGVWPRSDLRELVDPEHFVNGVPTCPAQGGAYRLNGSQVICPLHEATRQP from the coding sequence ATGCGAAATCCTGAGCGGCTAAAGCCTGGACTCCAGCACGGCGGATTCACGTTGTTGGAAGTCATTCTGGCGGTGGTCATTGCGGCCACCGTGGCGGTCATGGGCGTGCACTTCATGCGACCCACCGGAATCCACTCGCGGCAAAAGGCCTGCGATTTAACCCGCCAGAGCGTGCAACTGGAAGCCGGACGCTACCGCGACGCCCACGGCGTTTGGCCGCGGAGTGACCTGCGTGAATTGGTCGACCCAGAGCATTTTGTTAACGGCGTTCCCACTTGTCCGGCACAGGGCGGAGCGTATCGGCTGAACGGATCGCAGGTCATCTGCCCGCTGCATGAAGCAACCCGGCAGCCGTAG
- a CDS encoding type II secretion system F family protein produces the protein MTVPSNRRPAADTLPAGVVGTVTQWIRTLQEIEVGPSRKRGEGIRISATGQAQLMRLLLMLLENGLSMPRALTALAADRSMRRYRPVLLRMRAAVEAGSSLSTAMARMPRTFSKMQTQQIAIGEQSGSLEHALTRVCEQLERSVQMRKRIVKKISYPILILLAGMGLVIFMVVEVVPEFEDIFNSSNVPLPAVTRVVTGISKWTLLYGWTLPLLGLAALAAIWMARSRPRFAQSMDNALLYVPLLGPWLRDIAVLQFSETTLSMVECGFVPVDAVQMAAGCVRNRAVRAAVQSISKAVSRGEKLSSELARHERFFPSTLCQLVSIGEQSGDFPKAMRGTCVHLRERLVSRMDATIGLIEPVLTISLAVVIGAVVLSIYMPMFHMFEVLE, from the coding sequence ATGACCGTTCCTTCAAATCGCCGTCCCGCCGCCGATACGCTCCCCGCCGGCGTCGTGGGCACGGTCACCCAGTGGATCCGTACTCTGCAGGAAATCGAAGTCGGGCCCAGCCGCAAACGCGGCGAAGGCATTCGGATTTCGGCGACCGGTCAAGCCCAGCTGATGCGGCTGCTGCTGATGCTGCTGGAAAACGGCCTGTCGATGCCCCGGGCCCTGACCGCTCTGGCCGCCGACCGCTCGATGCGCCGCTACCGACCGGTGCTGTTAAGAATGCGTGCGGCCGTCGAAGCCGGCAGTAGCCTCAGCACCGCCATGGCGCGGATGCCCCGCACCTTCTCCAAAATGCAAACCCAACAGATCGCTATCGGGGAACAGTCGGGATCGCTCGAGCACGCCCTGACCCGCGTCTGCGAACAGCTCGAACGCAGCGTCCAGATGCGCAAACGGATCGTCAAAAAGATCAGCTATCCGATCCTGATCCTGTTAGCCGGGATGGGGCTGGTAATCTTTATGGTTGTCGAAGTCGTGCCGGAGTTCGAAGACATTTTTAACAGTAGCAATGTTCCCTTGCCCGCCGTGACCCGCGTGGTGACGGGGATCAGCAAATGGACGCTGTTGTACGGCTGGACGTTGCCGCTGTTGGGACTTGCCGCCTTGGCTGCGATCTGGATGGCTCGCTCCCGACCACGATTCGCACAGTCGATGGACAACGCCCTGCTGTACGTGCCGTTGCTGGGACCTTGGCTGCGGGATATCGCCGTGCTGCAGTTTTCCGAAACCACGTTGTCGATGGTGGAGTGCGGGTTTGTGCCGGTCGACGCCGTGCAAATGGCCGCTGGCTGTGTCCGCAATCGAGCTGTGCGAGCCGCCGTGCAGAGCATCAGCAAAGCGGTCAGTCGCGGCGAAAAACTGAGCAGTGAACTGGCTCGCCACGAACGCTTCTTTCCTTCTACGTTGTGCCAGTTGGTCAGCATCGGTGAACAGTCTGGTGACTTCCCCAAAGCCATGCGCGGGACCTGCGTGCACCTCCGCGAGCGTTTGGTGTCTCGCATGGATGCCACCATCGGTTTGATCGAACCCGTCCTGACGATCTCCTTGGCCGTGGTCATCGGAGCGGTAGTGTTGTCGATCTATATGCCGATGTTCCACATGTTCGAAGTCCTGGAGTAA
- a CDS encoding GspE/PulE family protein has translation MTRRLGDVLVELQLLSHEQVEDALRTKPRSVMLGDWMVEQQLINTAELIQALAEQFQVPALDLDSSSVDPQIARLIPEDFARRHESAAVRISGRQMTLAMVAPDDIETIAETELMTGYEIVPVVALAEDVTQVLQRAYDDRSLARQTIVDMKLAELREARESGEEDPTMAVLVDSDDTPVVRLVQAILSGAATAKASDVHLEPHKPEMRVRYRVDGELQQIMTIPNHIEDSVISRIKVMADMDTTESRRPQDGHLVVFENGKRVGFRVSSIPTVDGQKLVLRLLDEGGKTFQLDRLGMTERDQTLVRDVIEKPYGMFVVTGPTGSGKSTTLYAVLQHLNSVDRNIVTVEDPVEFRLPGINQVQSDNEFGMGFSNALKYIMRQDPDVIMVGEIRDRETAGTAVQAALTGHLMISTLHTNDAVGAVQRLGDLGIDNFKIAGALLGSVAQRLLRCICENCKQATTPNPSLLRALDTAGRIPSGATFYRGRGCKKCLGTGLSGRLPIFEIMPMNAEMVAAVEAGTPHSQLRELAIQCGMMELGQAGLEQALAGRTTLEEVYIKTMSDGWDRRQGSDDRREQE, from the coding sequence ATGACTCGACGGCTGGGCGACGTTCTAGTTGAACTGCAACTGCTCTCCCACGAGCAGGTTGAGGACGCACTGCGGACCAAGCCGCGCAGCGTGATGCTGGGCGACTGGATGGTCGAACAACAGCTGATCAACACCGCCGAATTAATTCAGGCCCTGGCGGAACAATTCCAAGTTCCCGCGTTGGACCTTGATTCCAGTTCCGTCGACCCCCAGATCGCTCGTTTAATTCCCGAAGACTTCGCTCGGCGGCACGAGTCCGCCGCGGTGCGGATTTCCGGCCGCCAAATGACCTTGGCGATGGTGGCTCCGGACGACATTGAAACGATCGCCGAAACGGAATTGATGACCGGTTACGAGATCGTCCCGGTGGTGGCGTTAGCCGAGGATGTGACCCAGGTGCTACAGCGGGCCTACGACGACCGTTCGTTGGCTCGCCAAACCATCGTCGACATGAAGCTGGCCGAATTGCGTGAAGCTCGCGAATCGGGGGAAGAAGATCCCACCATGGCCGTGCTGGTCGATTCCGACGACACCCCGGTGGTGCGTCTGGTACAAGCCATCCTGTCAGGGGCGGCGACCGCCAAAGCCAGTGACGTGCACCTGGAACCACACAAGCCCGAGATGCGGGTGCGGTACCGAGTCGACGGCGAACTGCAACAGATCATGACGATCCCCAACCACATCGAAGACTCGGTGATCAGTCGTATCAAAGTCATGGCTGACATGGACACGACGGAAAGCCGACGTCCGCAAGACGGCCATTTGGTGGTGTTCGAAAACGGTAAACGCGTGGGCTTTCGCGTCAGCAGTATTCCCACGGTCGATGGCCAAAAACTGGTGCTGCGGTTGCTGGACGAAGGCGGCAAAACCTTTCAACTCGATCGCCTGGGCATGACCGAACGCGACCAAACCCTGGTTCGCGACGTGATCGAAAAACCGTACGGGATGTTTGTCGTCACGGGCCCCACCGGCAGCGGCAAAAGCACCACGCTGTACGCCGTCCTGCAACACCTCAACAGCGTTGATCGCAATATCGTGACGGTCGAGGACCCGGTGGAATTCCGTCTTCCGGGCATCAATCAGGTGCAAAGTGACAATGAGTTCGGAATGGGCTTCAGCAACGCGCTGAAGTACATCATGCGGCAGGACCCCGACGTGATCATGGTCGGCGAAATCCGCGACCGCGAAACCGCCGGCACCGCGGTCCAGGCGGCGTTGACCGGGCACCTGATGATCAGCACCCTGCACACCAACGATGCCGTCGGCGCGGTACAGCGATTGGGCGACCTCGGAATCGACAACTTTAAGATCGCCGGCGCCCTGTTGGGCAGCGTGGCCCAGCGTCTGCTCCGCTGCATCTGCGAGAACTGTAAACAAGCGACCACGCCCAACCCCAGCTTACTGCGAGCTCTGGACACCGCCGGTCGCATCCCCAGCGGCGCCACGTTCTATCGCGGCCGCGGCTGCAAGAAGTGCCTCGGCACCGGCTTGTCCGGTCGTTTGCCGATCTTTGAAATCATGCCCATGAACGCGGAAATGGTGGCCGCGGTCGAAGCCGGCACGCCGCATTCGCAATTGCGGGAACTGGCGATTCAGTGCGGGATGATGGAACTGGGACAAGCCGGGTTGGAACAAGCTCTGGCCGGACGTACCACGCTGGAAGAGGTCTACATCAAAACCATGAGCGACGGCTGGGACCGGCGTCAGGGTAGCGACGACCGACGCGAACAGGAATAA
- a CDS encoding response regulator, giving the protein MLDSSRSKLLLVESEPLLADLTSFRLELLGYQIECLGSGSEAVTRLSNEIPDLLIVGTTLRDGDSIEQVARLRNQYPAEQLPILVCSLDPSLETVERAFAAGAQDYLITPFDPAVLEQKIQYLLQLSTASGRRAKARPLAGAAR; this is encoded by the coding sequence ATGCTGGATTCATCACGATCGAAATTGCTGCTCGTTGAATCGGAGCCCCTGCTGGCCGATTTGACGTCCTTTCGGCTGGAGCTATTGGGCTACCAGATCGAATGCCTGGGCTCGGGTAGCGAAGCGGTGACTCGTCTGTCGAATGAGATCCCCGACCTGTTGATCGTCGGCACCACGCTGCGTGATGGGGACAGTATCGAACAGGTCGCACGGCTCCGCAATCAATACCCGGCTGAACAACTTCCGATCTTGGTTTGCTCTCTGGATCCTTCGTTGGAAACCGTCGAACGGGCCTTCGCCGCCGGGGCTCAGGACTACTTGATCACGCCCTTCGATCCGGCGGTGCTGGAGCAAAAGATCCAATACCTGCTACAGCTCTCCACCGCTTCCGGGCGGCGTGCCAAAGCTCGTCCGCTGGCCGGAGCCGCACGATGA